Part of the Apostichopus japonicus isolate 1M-3 chromosome 18, ASM3797524v1, whole genome shotgun sequence genome, TTCTTCTATTTCGTAAGTTTTAATTTACTGTTAATTATAGTCAACGTAATTTCTCCATTCTTTATGTGTTTTGAGGAAGATATACGTATCGAGTAATAAGACATATTGAACTTGATAAATGCAACCTGACAATTTGCGTGCCTTAAACTCGTATAGGGGATGATAATCCTTATTTCATTAGATGCTTAGAATAATTAGATACCGTTATTATATTCATGAAATAGGGCTGAATATAACCTGCTATCAAATTGCACTTTAATATCGTAATGCAGAACTCATAAGCTGGTATATCGGAATTGTATTCCGTTTAGTGAATTCATCTTCGACactcaatgaatattcatttcgaACCGCAGAAAATGTTATCAACGAATCGGAACAGTTGATCAACTCTCAGACTACATGTCTTCGTCCATGCAAAGGTAACGCCCACGAAAACCAAAGCTATATTAATGTTCGTTCAGAACCTTCAACGCCCAGAGTTTTGTAAGAAGTCAATCGATATTTACAAACGAGTTCAGTCTCTTAGGCCGTGAGAATCTGAAAGGTAagttaaattaattatttatctctgtaaaattaattgtttaattttcagTTCTCGCTATATTATATGGTTTTATAGTCAATAATAATAACGTTTTAGGTATTTTGCTGTTTGTAAAAAGGCATATTAAAAGTAATTGGTATCAGCATGCAAAAACTTTTCTAAAAATTGTTTAAGTATTACTTTTCTGTAGTTTATGCCGTTCCAAACTATTCCTTGGAATGGTGGTGTGTTCAATTAGACAATTAATTGCTTCAGTAAGGAAAAATACGTCtatactgttgcatttatctttattctacttttttaattaaattcaagTTTCTaaacatttgtatttttctaaatgtttctatCAAATGTATACGAAATATTGTAAAGTATCTCTACATTTTCTACTTGGACATATGGCTTCTGTTTTTCATTGGATATATTGATCAAGTCTTTAAGAAATCTCCATTACAACTTCCCACGACAAGTATGTAGATATATCTTTACATATACATTTTTTCCTGTTGTCCATGCTGATACTTTAAGAAGGATAAAACTGTGCATTGCCTTGCAGTAACTGGTAAAACACACTGAGTCTCCGTGATGGCAAAGATATGGATGTTTAAGCTTATTAACTTAAACTAAAAATGTAGCTGTTAATTAGTTATGACATTATGAAAGTGCCAGATTGCCTAACGTAACATGACTGCAGTAATTGATAATGGTAATATGCAGTTTTCCTCATTCAATAATGTGAAGCTGTAGAACAACACAATTTCTCGTGTTTCGTGACCATCGATCGTCTTGAAACAGGATGTAAAACTCCCTGTAGAAAATTGTACAGTAACACCCAagaaacaaagaacaaagaaagaaataaacaaagaaacataaaacaaagaaacacccactagaaaaaagaacaaagaaacacttactagaaaaaaaaaacgggtaTGATTATTCcctatagttaaaaaaaaatagtcttaACTTCTTAAACGATCAGAACAGTTGAAAACGAAAAGTGGGGGAGAAAAGTTCTTTTTTAAACCTTTCTTTTGAATGGCGAAAAAAACCCAAGGAAGATCAAACTATTTAAGTTAAGTTGTAGACCTAGTATATGAACTTCTTCTGACAATATCTACATAGCGAAGaaacatatttaaaagaaaagaggATCTTCATGgagaaacaaaatgtttatcCATCTTAAGTTGAAAGTGAATGATTAAAACTTGAACAATAAGCTGAATCAGATtatagattatattattttgtttctaaCATTATTATTCATAACTAATTGAATGAAAAACACTAATTCATTGGTCCTTACAATTTAAACGTGATCAATGAAAGACGAAAATCAAAAGGCAGccaacaatataaaaataatataaaccaCAATACAAAGAGCAAGGTGGGATGTATAAAGTataaaataagtacaaaaaaagataaaagttaATTCCAAAACATCATCATCCATTCTCAATCGATGTATAAACATGGGATAATAGAGtttcttaataaataaaatgtagtTTCTTAAACACAAAATTAGTGTTTTCAGAAATTATATGCACATGATGTGTTGTCATATTCAGATTCGTAAGGTACAGTACTATCGACGTACGATTCCCATCACTAGCGCAAGTgccccgggggggggggggataatatACAATGCTCCGTTATATACTTCATTGTCATATCTTACCAGCAATGACTCACCACTATCCCTGATCTTTGCTTTGTCGTTAAGTTTGATAATTATCAGAAACTTAGTCAAATACATGTTGTTAAATGCATGATTTTCTAATCGTTTTCACTCGTAGAAACCAAAATGATCTTCAGCCGCACGTTTGGTGCTGTCATCATAGCTGTGGTGCTCATTATCCCGTCTGTTATTGCCAGAAGATGGGAACGTGACCTTCAATGGTGCCGCAGCGAATCTCAACTTTACGAAGGCGACTTCAACGGTGACGGTAAGACTGATCTGCTTTGTCACAGAACGAACGATGGATACAAGTGGATTGCTTTCGCTGATTCCAATGGCCAGTTCACGGGGACAAGCTGGGAGCAAGGCATAGGTTGGTGTTGGCATAACAACGCACAACTGCACATTGGGGACTTCAACGGGGATGGTAAAGATGACATGCTTTGTCACGATACAAGTTCCGGTTACAAATGGATCGCGTTTGCCAACAGCCAAGGTAACTTTGCTGAACGTACTAGCTGGAAGGCTGACATCGGGTGGTGCCGTCATGCAAGTGGTGAACTTCATATTGGGGACTTCAACGGGGATGGTAAAGATGACATGCTTTGTCACGACACGAGTACCGGCTACAAATGGATCGCTTTCGCCAACAGCCAAGGTAACTTTGCTGGACGTACTAGCTGGGAGGCTGACATCGGGTGGTGCCGCCATGCAAGTGGTGAACTTCACATTGGGGACTTCAACGGGGATGGTAAAGATGACATGCTTTGTCACGATACAAGTACAGGGTATAAGTGGATAGCTTATGCCAACAGCCAAGGCAACTTCGCAGATCGCACTGGATGGGAAGAGGGAATTGCATGGTGCCGACATTCTGGGTCCAGTCTTCACATCGGCGATTTCAACGGCGACGGCAAAGATGACATGTTGTGTCACGACACTAACGGATACAAGTGGGTTGCCTTGGCGAATTGCCAAAACAACTTTAGTGACAAGACAACATGGGAAGCTGATCTCGGTTGGTGTAATCATCGAGGCGCTGTCTTCTTTCTTGGTGACTATGATGGTGACTCAAAGACGGATATGTTGTGTCATGACTCCAACACAGGGAAGAAGTGGATCATTTATGCCGAGTTGACCATTTTTCAGTAATTGCCTGTTAAAATGCATGTCGATTACGTATCGTTATAATATAGGAAACAAGCCCGATCTATTTGGTTTGCCTGTCTCAAGTAGTTTtcagcaataaaagtaaaaataaatgaaatatagtGAATACATAATATTACTTTCAATGTATTATTTGATTATCAACTCTCACGAGCTTGAAAACTGAGCATGTAGAAGAAAacattcatgtttattcatgatgTGCACCTAATGTACCACCAATAGCGTATTGTCCCTTTCAATAGCCATTTCCTAATtgaagaaaatatcattttaaccCTTTAAACATTTGAGTACATAATTTGTCACAGCTATCCTTTCATGTCAGCATAATTAaggatttgaaaacaaattgaaaacctTGTAGATTTGATATAGTTCTATTTGATATCAAGTCTTGGTTCGAGCAGCAGCCTATGTAATAATTTACATCTGCTGAACACAGGATAACTGTGGGATTCACTCATATGGGAGTAACAAGTTCCTATTCCTTCCGAGAATAACTTCCGAAACAACAGATTGTGCAGTTGCTAACGTTATAAGTAGTAACTTCCGTTAAACTAACACATTGGTAAACAATCCACCCAGTTAcatatcgcatcgcaaaatcaCGTATTTTTTAATGAGCTGCAAAACAATGTTTGAAGATTCAAACTCTTATTCATGATGCCACACATAATACAGCAACATTTGTACTTCTATCCTGTTGACTGTTGGACCCCATGCATCATTGTTACTATATACTTTGACAATACTTGTGAACTTTTTTTCTATTAAACATATTACTTTTGTATTCAGAGTAAAAAGTCTCTTTTCGCTTCAGTTGATCTTTAATCTGTGAACTTTCATTGTGAAGGTCATGAGATGGTTGCATGTCAATACTATGCTTCCCCTGGAGCATTatataataaaagaagaaaaatcactATTCACTTGATTTGACCTTCGACCTTTGAACTTTTGACATGACT contains:
- the LOC139958778 gene encoding uncharacterized protein, yielding MIFSRTFGAVIIAVVLIIPSVIARRWERDLQWCRSESQLYEGDFNGDGKTDLLCHRTNDGYKWIAFADSNGQFTGTSWEQGIGWCWHNNAQLHIGDFNGDGKDDMLCHDTSSGYKWIAFANSQGNFAERTSWKADIGWCRHASGELHIGDFNGDGKDDMLCHDTSTGYKWIAFANSQGNFAGRTSWEADIGWCRHASGELHIGDFNGDGKDDMLCHDTSTGYKWIAYANSQGNFADRTGWEEGIAWCRHSGSSLHIGDFNGDGKDDMLCHDTNGYKWVALANCQNNFSDKTTWEADLGWCNHRGAVFFLGDYDGDSKTDMLCHDSNTGKKWIIYAELTIFQ